The Neodiprion lecontei isolate iyNeoLeco1 chromosome 2, iyNeoLeco1.1, whole genome shotgun sequence genome segment AGGCACTAAGTGCATTATGATAAATCCATGATTGCGTCTTATTTGAGTTCCCTTATTCTCTGCGAGTCCATTTTATGCGTGGAGAAAAAGGACGTGTATACAGTAATGAATGTCGAAGGTTGGTCGTCGCATACGTGCTAATCAGACAGTAAGCACCATTTGCTGTTATCTAATCTACGCCATCGACCGTCGTATTAACGATTCTAGTATATATATCTGCCGTTCTGTCCGCCGAATCCTCCTCGCTGTTCGCCAAGTCCTCTTTGCTGCCAACCAAATCCTGTCGGTCCACCGAATGCCTTTAGTCCACCAAACGCTACGTCCCGTCCAACGAGTCCAATTTGCGGGGCACTGAATCCTTGTTGTCCACCGAATGCTACTCCTTGTCCAACGAATCCAATTTGCGGGGCACCGAGTCCTTGCTGTCCACCAAATGCTCCTTGGTGTCCACCGAATGCTACTTCCTGTCCAACAAGTCTAATTTGCGGAGCACCGAAGCCTTGTTGCCCACCAAATGCTACTTCCTGGCCAATGAGTCCAATTTGCGGGGCACTGAAGCCTTGTTGCCCACCGAATGCTCCCTGGTGTCCACCGAATCCTAGATGTCCGCCGAATCCTTCTTGCCTTCCACCAAATGCTCCTTGCTGATCAACAAATCCTACAACTTGTTCAGTGATTCCCTCTTGGGTTGCCCTGATTGCTCCTTGATCGAAACCAGATTCTCCTTGTATACCAAATACTTTTTGTTGTCCTCCAAATCCTCCTTGCTGACCACCGAATCCTAGCAGTCCACCAAGTGCTACTTCTTGTCCACCGAGTCTAATTTGCTGTCCACCAATTCCTCCGAGTTTTCCACCAAATCCTGCCACCTGTTCAGCGATTCCCGCTTGCGCTCCACCGATAGATCCTCGTTGCCAACGAGATTCTCCTTGTCCACCAAATTCTCCTAGTTTTCCACCGAATCCTTCTTGTTGTCCACCAAAAGCTGATTCTTGTCCACCGAGTCTGATCTGCTGCCCACCGTGTCCTCCTTGTTTTCCGCCGAATGCTTCTTGCCTTCCATCGAATCCTGCCACCTGTTCACTGATCCCCGCTTGTGCTCCCCCGATTGCTCCTTCTTGCAAACGAGATTCTTTTTGACCACCAAACCCTCCTAGTTTTCCACCAATTCCTGCCTGTGCTCCGCTGGTTCCTCCTTGCTGCCAACGGGATTCCCCCTGACTGCCAAATTCTTTCTGCTGCAAACCACCGAATCCTTCTTGTCGTGTACCTTGGGACCCTTTGCCTCCTTGTTGCTCACTGCTGGATCCTTTCTGGACTGAAAGAAGCAATAAGTACGTGAAGTATCTCGACGAGTAATTGTTTTAAAGAAACAACTTTAGgcaacttttttttgaaatgCAAATACGATTTTCTCGCACATTGACAATGCAAACCTTTGGGAATTCCGCGCGTacttttaaacaattttactTTTCGCAGAAAATATTGGCAAAATGTCGAATGATTTCACGATTCTGTCTCGAACTTGGAAAGAAAGCAAATGCTGTTCTCTTCCAGAGTTTGAAGCAGCTCTGTGGAACACCAAGCCCGAATTTTAGTATTTTAATAATGGCCAGCATGAAATTATGGAATACGATGCAGCTAAGAATATTGATGAGGCAACCATAGGAATCGATGAAAGATGACGAGAACTTACACGAGGCTGTAGCGCACATCGCGAGAGCGAGTAAAATCGTCGCGGTCTTGATCATCTTGAAAATCACTTTCGACGATGCGATTCCAAACTTGAAACTATAACTCGATGGATGATCGTCGACGCGATGCTTCGATCTGATGATACTTTAGCAGAGCATGGAGAGTTTTATACCTTTCGTTTTTACCCCTTCCGAATTCGGAATCTGGTGATAATGTGCAACACATACAAGTCTCGAATTTCTGATATAACTAACAGTTTTCGATACGATCTCAAAGGACGACATCGTCTTCGTAAGCCTGGTCACATTATTCCAATCTAGATGAAATCGGCAACGAAATCTCGGGGAATTTTTAACTTTCCATC includes the following:
- the LOC107225814 gene encoding spidroin-1-like → MIKTATILLALAMCATASFQKGSSSEQQGGKGSQGTRQEGFGGLQQKEFGSQGESRWQQGGTSGAQAGIGGKLGGFGGQKESRLQEGAIGGAQAGISEQVAGFDGRQEAFGGKQGGHGGQQIRLGGQESAFGGQQEGFGGKLGEFGGQGESRWQRGSIGGAQAGIAEQVAGFGGKLGGIGGQQIRLGGQEVALGGLLGFGGQQGGFGGQQKVFGIQGESGFDQGAIRATQEGITEQVVGFVDQQGAFGGRQEGFGGHLGFGGHQGAFGGQQGFSAPQIGLIGQEVAFGGQQGFGAPQIRLVGQEVAFGGHQGAFGGQQGLGAPQIGFVGQGVAFGGQQGFSAPQIGLVGRDVAFGGLKAFGGPTGFGWQQRGLGEQRGGFGGQNGRYIY